A single region of the Cuculus canorus isolate bCucCan1 unplaced genomic scaffold, bCucCan1.pri scaffold_132_arrow_ctg1, whole genome shotgun sequence genome encodes:
- the LOC128850641 gene encoding LOW QUALITY PROTEIN: ubiquitin carboxyl-terminal hydrolase 36-like (The sequence of the model RefSeq protein was modified relative to this genomic sequence to represent the inferred CDS: deleted 2 bases in 1 codon) translates to MPPPVSPRSAPVPPREAERGDTGRVRWRRSPLRSGDTCAERRRRGSVSVAGRSGTAGTAPRRQGRGGAGREALGDRGGDRMGRPGGAGEGERSGPLPWPRDAAPRSGTLWRPPRPLDRPLRSPQPPGSAIAIEEQLEFGKDGRELHQELATPFQAPQQKKMEVEPTEHSTSEELNRLQGSEHVPWMQGDGIPLPKKVLFPVERLSMQWQRTHQIGAGLKNLGNTCFLNSTVQCLTYTPPLANYLLSREHSRTCQQGEFCMLCTMEKHILQVFSSSGSAIQPTSFVRNIKKIATHIRLGRQEDAHEFLSFTINAMQRACLDGCTELDQQSQTTTLVHQIFGGFLRSRVMCKACNWPSDTYEPFLDLAVEIEEAESIEQALKLFVRPEMLCEENAYMCDKCKTKVQAIKRFSIHRSLQFFIVSLKRFSIFSGGKIKKEVTYPEVLDIRPYLSEDKGDPMNYDLYAVLVHSGYSCRSGHYYCYVKASDGQWYQMNDAVVCLTNLKVVLNQQAYVLFYVRTPGTSKSFEEPIAEAVSIAPSQPVMGQKPETQPANKLSGQEEVGVSVPCRTCSTGPKLPTSSKLLQELRKYLSAVPGVKPPAPEGSRRAKLKRSLLAVSAVEQSSSTSPPAAKKLALSAEKGSTPEAVSRDDRCTQLQLQLPEQMHPTDTTHPDSTSQPSGKLSTSSSALKVLNAEKPPLKIIIKLSALGDLSSVLKKRHHRADGSPQSQSVNGEDDTSSPPRKKSCTPGNSVSITGEEAGKSASGGQKEPGCQRTSSSELKLPNP, encoded by the exons ATGCCGCCCCCTGTGAGCCCTCGTTCCGCCCCCGTTCCACCCCGGGAGGCGGAGCGCGGGGACACGGGGCGGGTCCGGTGGCGCCGGTCTCCCTTGCGGAGCGGCGACACGTGCGCGGAGCGGCGGCGACGCGGATCGGTGAGCGTAGCGGGGCGGTCCGGGACGGCCGGGACGGCGCCGCGGCGgcaggggcgggggggggcggggcgggaggcgCTCGGGGACCGCGGAGGGGACCGGATGGGGCGTCCGGGGGGTGCGGGGGAAGGCGAGAGGTCGGGTCCGTTGCCGTGGCCACGGGACGCAGCGCCCCGGAGCGGAACGCTCTGGCGCCCACCCCGCCCGCTCGACCGACCCCTCCGTTCCCCGCAGCCGCCGGGCAGCGCCATCGCCATCGAGGAGCAGCTGGAGTTCGGCAAGGATGGGCGAGAGCTGCACCAGGAGCTGGCCACGCCGTTCCAGGCGCCGCagcagaagaagatggaggtggaACCCACCGAGCACAGCACCTCCGAGGAGCTGAACCGTCTGCAGG GCAGCGAACATGTCCCATGGATGCAAGGCGACGGGATCCCTCTGCCAAAGAAGGTGCTTTTCCCCGTGGAGCGCCTCTCCATGCAGTGGCAGCGGACCCACCAGATCGGCGCCGGGCTGAAAAACTTGGGGAACACGTGTTTCCTCAACTCCACCGTGCAGTGCCTCACCTACACGCCTCCGCTCGCGAACTACCTGCTGTCCAGGGAGCACAGCCGGACCT gCCAGCAAGGGGAGTTTTGCATGCTGTGCACTATGGAGAAGCACATACTGCAGGTTTTCAGTAGCAGCGGCAGCGCAATACAGCCCACGTCCTTCGTCAGAAACATCAAGA AGATTGCCACGCACATCCGCTTAGGCCGCCAGGAGGATGCACATGAGTTCCTGAGTTTCACCATCAATGCCATGCagagggcctgcctggatggcTGTACCGA GTTGGATCAGCAGAGCCAGACCACAACGCTGGTTCACCAGATCTTTGGTGGCTTCCTGCGGTCGCGTG tgatgTGCAAAGCGTGCAATTGGCCCTCGGACACCTATGAACCCTTCCTGGACCTGGCGGTGGAGATTGAG GAAGCTGAAAGCATCGAGCAGGCACTGAAGTTGTTTGTGAGGCCAGAGATGCTGTGCGAGGAGAACGCCTACATGTGTGACAA GTGCAAGACCAAAGTGCAAGCCATCAAACGCTTCAGCATCCACCGAAGCCTCCAG TTCTTCATAGTCTCGCTGAAGCGCTTTTCCATCTTCAGTGGAGGCAAAATCAAGAAG GAAGTGACATACCCTGAGGTCTTGGACATCCGACCTTACTTGTCAGAGGACAAAGGGGACCCGATGAATTACGACCTCTACGCCGTGCTGGTGCACTCTGGGTACTCCTGCCGCTCAGGGCACTACTACTGCTACGTGAAG gcCAGCGATGGGCAGTGGTACCAAATGAATGATGCTGTTGtctgcctcaccaacctcaaGGTGGTCCTGAACCAGCAGGCCTATGTGCTTTTCTACGTGAG AACACCCGGCACCAGCAAGAGCTTTGAGGAACCCATTGCCGAGGCTGTGTCCATCGCGCCCAGCCAGCCAGTGATGGGCCAG AAACCAGAGACGCAGCCTGCAAACAAGCtgtctgggcaggaggaggttggggTGTCTGTGCCCTGTAGAACATGCAGTACAGGGCCAAAGCTTCCCACTTCCtccaagctgctgcaggagctccgAAAGtacctctctgctgtgcctggggtCAAGCCACCTGCTCCAGAAGGCTCCAGGCGGGCTAAATTGAAGAGGTCCCTGTTGGCCGTCAgtgctgtggagcagagcagctccacatcACCACCAGCAGCCAAGAAGCTGGCACTCTCTGCTGAAAAG GGCAGCACTCCGGAGGCGGTGAGCAGAGATGACCGTTGCACACAacttcagctgcagcttccaGAGCAGATGCACCCCACGGACACCACCCACCCTGACTCCACTTCCCAGCCTTCTGGCAAGTTGAG caCATCTTCATCTGCGCTGAAAGTGCTGAATGCAGAAAAGCCTCCTTTGAAAATCATCATCAAATTATCAGCCCTTGGGGACCTCAGCTCCGTGCTGAAAAAGCGCCACCATAGGGCAGACGGCAGCCCTCAATCTCAATCTGTTAATGGCGAAGATGACACCTCCAGCCCgcccagaaagaagagctgcacGCCCGGGAACTCGGTGTCCATCAcgggggaggaggcaggcaagAGTGCCAGTGGTGGCCAGAAGGAGCCAGGCTGCCAGCG caCATCTTCATCTGAGCTGAAACTGCCGAATCCGTAA